The following nucleotide sequence is from uncultured Draconibacterium sp..
GGTCTTTTCCTTTAAACTGATAGACGATGGTCATCTTGTTGTAATATTTCGGATGTTCTTCGGTCAATTCACCCTCAACAATTACATTAAAAGCTTCCGGTACCACCTTCATTTTTTTCAAAATCATGACCACATCAATACCCGTACAACCGGCCAGTGCAGTCAACATTAATTTCTTGGGGCGTGGTCCTAAATCGCTTCCACCCACTTCTTCTGTGGCGTCGATAACAACTTTATGTCCATCCATATCTGTTTCGAAAGCCAG
It contains:
- a CDS encoding OsmC family protein gives rise to the protein MKHVVDMAWTDKLAFETDMDGHKVVIDATEEVGGSDLGPRPKKLMLTALAGCTGIDVVMILKKMKVVPEAFNVIVEGELTEEHPKYYNKMTIVYQFKGKDLPMAKLEKAVKLSEEKYCGVSAVYRQAMEMKTEIRIVE